From the genome of Streptomyces sp. NBC_00659, one region includes:
- a CDS encoding alpha/beta hydrolase produces MLSVHQRFAVVGAATATLALLAAGLPTVATADEGPGLSRFYRQKVTWAACEGDGMPKDLQCGRITVPLDYARPGRGTLDLALARYRATGRSRGSVVLNFGGPGGAGVPGLAAAGKDFMGLTNGYDVVTFDPRGVGRSSPVSCGDGADEIFGATAAGTDVHAALKAVKKAADTCARHSGAVLPHIGTVNASRDLDVMRQALGDKKLNYLGFSYGTRLGAVYAAQFPKKTGRMVLDGVDTLTEPLTEQGRIGAEGQQTALDDFITWCAKNMACPFGQDRRSASEQVVELVKSLDRDPVPSEYGQAFSGQDLVGAISQALYSKEMWPVLEQALGLLVQDGDTHGLTQLSGGASLPATSTPVRQGPRQNGGLVDAEDVPLDNLPAALMAVNCADDPDRPSAGQVAEQVAGLRAAYEEASPVFGRYRLAQVLMCYGRPKGTDYIREKVRDVPASKILLVGTRGDPATPYRWTVETARRLGSSAVVLDNKGDGHTGYASSKCVHRKVDDFLLYGSLPAGGSSCGPQDTDGY; encoded by the coding sequence ATGCTGTCCGTGCACCAACGCTTCGCGGTCGTGGGAGCCGCCACCGCGACGCTGGCCCTGCTGGCGGCGGGTCTGCCGACGGTGGCGACCGCCGACGAGGGACCCGGCCTGTCCCGCTTCTACCGCCAGAAGGTCACGTGGGCGGCCTGCGAGGGCGACGGCATGCCCAAGGACCTCCAGTGCGGCAGGATCACCGTCCCCCTCGACTACGCGAGGCCGGGCCGCGGCACGCTGGACCTGGCGCTGGCCCGCTACCGGGCGACAGGCCGTTCACGGGGGTCGGTGGTGCTGAACTTCGGCGGTCCCGGCGGTGCGGGCGTTCCCGGGCTCGCCGCGGCCGGCAAGGACTTCATGGGCCTGACCAACGGCTACGACGTGGTGACCTTCGACCCCCGCGGCGTCGGCCGCTCCTCGCCGGTGAGCTGCGGAGACGGTGCGGACGAGATCTTCGGGGCAACGGCCGCCGGCACCGACGTCCACGCGGCGCTCAAGGCGGTCAAGAAGGCAGCCGACACCTGCGCCCGGCACTCGGGGGCCGTCCTTCCGCACATCGGCACGGTCAACGCCTCCCGGGACCTGGACGTGATGCGTCAGGCGCTCGGCGACAAGAAGCTCAACTACCTCGGATTCTCCTACGGGACGCGGCTCGGCGCGGTGTACGCGGCCCAGTTCCCGAAGAAGACGGGACGGATGGTGCTCGACGGGGTCGACACGCTCACCGAGCCGCTCACCGAGCAGGGCCGCATAGGCGCGGAAGGCCAGCAGACCGCGCTCGACGACTTCATCACCTGGTGCGCGAAGAACATGGCCTGCCCGTTCGGACAGGACCGGCGCAGCGCGAGCGAACAGGTGGTCGAGCTCGTGAAGTCGCTCGACCGGGACCCGGTGCCGTCGGAGTACGGCCAGGCGTTCTCCGGACAGGACCTGGTGGGCGCGATCAGCCAGGCGCTCTACAGCAAGGAGATGTGGCCCGTCCTCGAACAGGCCCTCGGTCTGCTGGTCCAGGACGGCGACACCCACGGACTCACCCAGCTCTCCGGCGGCGCATCCCTGCCGGCCACCTCCACGCCCGTCCGGCAGGGGCCCCGGCAGAACGGCGGGCTCGTCGACGCCGAGGACGTCCCGCTGGACAACCTCCCGGCCGCCCTGATGGCCGTCAACTGCGCCGACGACCCCGACCGGCCCAGTGCCGGCCAGGTCGCCGAGCAGGTCGCCGGACTGCGTGCCGCCTACGAGGAGGCGTCGCCCGTCTTCGGCCGGTACCGGCTCGCCCAGGTGCTCATGTGCTACGGCCGCCCGAAGGGCACCGACTACATACGCGAGAAGGTCCGCGACGTACCCGCCTCGAAGATTCTGCTCGTCGGCACCCGCGGGGACCCGGCGACCCCCTACCGCTGGACCGTGGAGACCGCCAGGCGTCTGGGTTCCTCGGCCGTGGTGCTCGACAACAAGGGCGACGGGCACACCGGGTACGCGTCCTCGAAGTGCGTGCACCGCAAGGTCGACGACTTCCTGCTGTATGGGTCGCTGCCGGCCGGCGGCAGCTCCTGCGGTCCGCAGGACACGGACGGCTACTGA
- a CDS encoding FMN-binding glutamate synthase family protein: MLPLLLVALGAAGALLLVGAVSAWWWCAAGPLLALTALGGHDLVQRRHSVLRNYPLLGRLGFPPEAQRPERRRRFVGRRVDGRPFDRAVRTLVHERAKGVEAEEPFGTERDVYGDGHEFLEPSMRPVEVPDEPPVVRVGGPDCTQPYDMALLNVSAMSFGALSPSAVLALNRGAALGGFAQDTGEGGLSDHHLRGGGDLVWEIGTGYFGCRTAEGDFEEREFKDKAALPEVKCVSLKLSQGAKPGVGGVLPGAKVSAEIARARGVPEGVTVVSPPYHRVFSTPRELVRFVARMRELAGGKPTGLKLCVGSRRQFLAVCKAMLAEGVTPDFVVVDGSEGGTGAAPPEFAGTIGTPLTEGLITVHNALVGTGLRDRVRIGASGRVATGSDIVRRLLQGADYTNAARAMMFAVGCVQARRCHTNTCPAGVATQDPRRFRALDVADKAERVRRYQLATVHSASRIMAAMGVRDPGELTPHRLLRRVGPATVRSYAELYEWLAPGVLLAEPPSAWAADWAAADPDSF; this comes from the coding sequence ATGCTCCCACTGCTGCTCGTCGCCCTCGGCGCGGCCGGGGCGCTGCTTCTGGTGGGCGCCGTCTCCGCCTGGTGGTGGTGCGCGGCGGGCCCGCTGCTGGCACTGACCGCGCTCGGCGGCCATGACCTGGTGCAGCGCCGCCACTCCGTGCTGCGCAACTATCCGCTGCTCGGCCGTCTGGGCTTCCCGCCGGAGGCGCAGCGCCCGGAGCGCCGGCGGCGCTTCGTCGGGCGCCGCGTCGACGGGCGGCCCTTCGACCGTGCGGTCCGCACCCTCGTGCACGAGCGGGCGAAGGGCGTCGAGGCCGAGGAGCCGTTCGGCACGGAGCGTGACGTGTACGGGGACGGCCATGAGTTCCTGGAGCCGTCGATGCGCCCGGTCGAGGTTCCGGACGAACCGCCCGTGGTCCGGGTGGGCGGCCCCGACTGCACCCAGCCCTACGACATGGCTCTGCTGAACGTCTCCGCGATGAGCTTCGGAGCCCTGTCCCCGAGCGCCGTCCTGGCGCTCAACAGGGGTGCGGCGCTGGGGGGTTTCGCGCAGGACACCGGCGAGGGCGGTCTGTCGGACCATCACCTGCGCGGGGGCGGTGACCTCGTCTGGGAGATCGGCACAGGGTACTTCGGGTGTCGTACCGCCGAAGGGGACTTCGAGGAGCGGGAGTTCAAGGACAAGGCAGCGCTGCCCGAGGTCAAGTGCGTGTCGTTGAAGCTCTCCCAGGGGGCGAAGCCGGGGGTCGGCGGGGTGCTGCCCGGGGCGAAGGTGAGCGCGGAGATCGCCCGGGCGCGCGGGGTGCCCGAGGGAGTCACCGTGGTGTCGCCTCCGTACCACCGGGTGTTCTCGACCCCGAGGGAGCTGGTGCGGTTCGTCGCCCGGATGCGCGAGCTGGCGGGCGGCAAGCCGACCGGCCTGAAGCTGTGTGTCGGCTCGCGGCGCCAGTTCCTGGCCGTCTGCAAGGCGATGCTCGCCGAGGGGGTGACACCCGACTTCGTCGTCGTGGACGGCTCGGAGGGCGGCACGGGGGCCGCGCCCCCGGAGTTCGCCGGCACCATCGGCACACCGCTGACCGAGGGTCTGATCACGGTGCACAACGCGCTGGTCGGCACCGGGCTGCGCGACCGGGTCCGGATCGGTGCGAGCGGCAGGGTCGCGACCGGCTCGGACATCGTCAGACGCCTTCTCCAGGGCGCCGACTACACCAACGCCGCCCGCGCGATGATGTTCGCCGTCGGCTGCGTCCAGGCCCGGCGGTGCCACACGAACACCTGCCCGGCCGGTGTGGCGACCCAGGATCCGCGCCGGTTCCGCGCGCTGGACGTGGCCGACAAGGCCGAGCGGGTGCGGCGCTACCAGCTGGCCACCGTGCACAGCGCGAGCCGGATCATGGCCGCGATGGGCGTGCGGGATCCCGGCGAGCTCACACCCCACCGGCTGCTGCGGCGCGTCGGACCGGCGACGGTGAGGTCGTACGCGGAGCTGTACGAGTGGCTCGCGCCCGGGGTGCTGCTGGCCGAGCCGCCGTCGGCCTGGGCGGCTGACTGGGCCGCCGCCGATCCGGACTCCTTCTGA
- a CDS encoding Gfo/Idh/MocA family protein — MSELLGVAVLGAGHMGADHVRRLDQVVSGARVAAVADPDTGRAAEAAAGIDGVSVHAEAAAALDAPGVDAVLVASPGPAHEEALLAAFARGLPVLCEKPLVPESAGALRVMEAEVRLGRRLAQVGFMRRYDAEYQRLKSLLDSGRLGRPLMLHCTHRNVSSPPGFTSAMLVNSSVSHEIDVARWLLGQELTAVTVLRPRSSSTAPEGLIDPQFVLFETAGGALVDVEVFVNCGFGYQVACEAVCESGSARIGDERSMAVTTAGGRHEEVAQDYLVRFADAYDREVQAWVDATRAGRVTGPGVWDGYAASAVAEAGVRALESGGRVAVELVPRPDLYT, encoded by the coding sequence GTGAGTGAGCTGTTGGGTGTGGCGGTACTGGGTGCCGGCCACATGGGAGCCGACCATGTACGCCGCTTGGATCAGGTGGTGAGCGGTGCAAGAGTCGCCGCGGTGGCGGATCCCGACACCGGTCGCGCCGCGGAGGCGGCGGCTGGCATCGACGGCGTGTCGGTCCACGCCGAGGCGGCGGCCGCGCTCGACGCGCCGGGGGTGGACGCCGTCCTGGTCGCCTCCCCCGGCCCCGCGCACGAGGAGGCCCTGCTCGCGGCGTTCGCCCGGGGTCTTCCGGTGCTGTGCGAGAAGCCGCTGGTGCCGGAGTCGGCCGGGGCGCTGCGGGTGATGGAGGCGGAGGTACGGCTCGGGCGGCGGCTGGCGCAGGTCGGGTTCATGCGCCGGTACGACGCCGAGTACCAGCGCCTGAAGTCCCTGCTGGACAGCGGCCGGCTGGGCCGCCCGCTCATGCTGCACTGCACCCACCGCAATGTGTCCTCGCCGCCCGGCTTCACCTCGGCGATGCTGGTCAACAGTTCCGTCTCGCACGAGATCGACGTGGCGCGCTGGCTGCTGGGACAGGAGCTCACGGCGGTGACCGTGCTGCGCCCCCGGTCGTCCTCGACCGCGCCCGAGGGGCTGATCGACCCTCAGTTCGTCCTGTTCGAGACGGCCGGCGGCGCCCTGGTCGACGTCGAGGTCTTCGTGAACTGCGGGTTCGGCTACCAGGTGGCGTGCGAGGCGGTGTGCGAGTCGGGGAGCGCCCGGATCGGGGACGAGCGCTCCATGGCCGTCACGACGGCGGGCGGCAGACACGAGGAGGTGGCGCAGGACTATCTCGTGCGCTTCGCCGACGCCTACGACCGTGAGGTGCAGGCCTGGGTGGACGCCACCCGGGCCGGCCGGGTCACCGGACCCGGGGTCTGGGACGGGTACGCGGCGTCCGCCGTCGCCGAGGCGGGAGTCCGGGCGCTGGAGAGCGGCGGCCGGGTGGCCGTCGAACTCGTCCCGCGCCCCGACCTCTACACCTGA
- a CDS encoding TetR/AcrR family transcriptional regulator, translated as MDADTRSGTGPRDRFRAQVRQEVKTAALRQLAEGGPEALSLNAIAKQLGMTGPALYRYFANRDSLLTDLVVDAYGDLASALARAAAEAGPADPAARLTGLVHAYRAWALAEPHRYRLLFRAPLQGYDAQAASLVEASQPAMTVLLDAVSALAEPEPHIPGGTAAQFTKWRERHGFEDVPEAVAARSTLLWAHLHGIVALEIEGNFTSMGIDPSPLYEAEVAEFVRSP; from the coding sequence GTGGACGCAGACACCCGGAGCGGGACCGGACCGCGCGACCGGTTCCGCGCGCAGGTGCGCCAGGAGGTGAAGACGGCGGCGCTGCGCCAGCTCGCCGAGGGCGGCCCGGAGGCACTGTCGCTCAACGCGATCGCCAAGCAGCTGGGCATGACGGGCCCCGCGCTGTACCGCTACTTCGCCAACCGCGACAGCCTGTTGACCGACCTCGTCGTCGACGCCTACGGAGACCTGGCGTCGGCGCTCGCCCGGGCGGCCGCCGAGGCCGGCCCGGCGGACCCGGCCGCCCGGCTGACCGGACTGGTCCACGCCTACCGGGCCTGGGCGCTGGCCGAGCCGCACCGCTACCGGCTGCTCTTCCGCGCGCCGCTCCAGGGCTACGACGCCCAGGCCGCGAGCCTGGTCGAGGCCTCGCAGCCGGCCATGACCGTACTCCTGGACGCGGTGAGCGCCCTGGCCGAGCCGGAGCCGCACATCCCGGGCGGCACGGCGGCGCAGTTCACCAAGTGGCGGGAGCGGCACGGCTTCGAGGACGTGCCGGAAGCGGTCGCCGCACGCTCCACGCTGCTGTGGGCCCATCTGCACGGCATCGTCGCCCTGGAGATCGAGGGCAACTTCACGTCGATGGGCATCGATCCGTCCCCTCTCTACGAGGCCGAGGTGGCGGAGTTCGTGCGCTCGCCCTGA
- a CDS encoding PP2C family protein-serine/threonine phosphatase yields MPPHLSADRPAAQPPRRGTVDALISQTRRLRGEVDAVRREAPADEEDAQGRWQRALCNLALHQLNDLDAHLAQLRDGPTELPVPPEATSAARTAPAVPRQGSLLSRVGSAEWNLLTDEASWSGELYQILGRDAVAPPLTLDELPSLVLDEDRPMLTTMVTDCLIDAKPIDGEFRIVRPDGGVRTVHMMGEPVLDADGSTASMWAVLRDVSELRRNQRTVGETRESLQRQRHVAQTEHRLAVELQEAVLPPWRGSLRFPRQGPRALDVAAHYLPSSTSALIGGNWYDALELPDGETLLSVGDLTGHGVGVTSGMAMLLGALRGMAVAGTQPGQLLSWLNQLLDATVQPALGSAVCCRYLPATRTLSWAQAGHPAPLLYRDGTGRTLAAPDGVLLGATSGAVYGQAEETLRAGDLLLLHTEGLVPRRAGAAPHPDETERQGAVTAVQRLLDLAPRFGEARTAQDCIRMVVEECGAAEREDDACVLIARIGS; encoded by the coding sequence ATGCCACCCCATCTCTCTGCGGACCGCCCCGCCGCCCAGCCGCCCCGGCGCGGCACGGTCGACGCGCTCATCTCGCAGACGCGGCGCCTGCGCGGTGAGGTGGACGCCGTACGGCGTGAGGCACCCGCCGACGAAGAGGACGCGCAGGGACGCTGGCAGCGCGCGCTGTGCAATCTGGCACTGCATCAACTGAACGACCTGGACGCGCACCTGGCTCAGCTGCGGGACGGACCGACGGAGCTGCCCGTCCCGCCCGAGGCCACCTCCGCCGCCCGGACCGCGCCGGCCGTACCCCGGCAGGGCTCCCTGCTGAGCCGGGTCGGCAGCGCCGAGTGGAACCTGCTGACGGACGAGGCGAGCTGGTCCGGCGAGCTCTACCAGATCCTGGGCCGCGACGCCGTCGCTCCCCCGCTCACCCTCGACGAGCTGCCCTCACTGGTCCTGGACGAGGACCGGCCGATGCTGACGACGATGGTCACCGACTGCCTCATCGACGCCAAACCCATCGACGGGGAGTTCCGCATCGTGCGGCCCGACGGTGGAGTGCGGACCGTGCACATGATGGGCGAGCCCGTGCTCGACGCCGACGGCAGCACCGCCTCGATGTGGGCCGTGCTGCGCGATGTCAGCGAACTGCGCCGCAATCAGCGGACGGTGGGCGAGACCCGGGAATCCCTCCAGCGCCAGCGGCACGTCGCACAGACCGAGCACCGGCTCGCGGTCGAACTCCAGGAGGCCGTGCTGCCGCCCTGGCGCGGCTCCCTGCGTTTCCCGCGCCAGGGACCCCGGGCGCTGGACGTGGCGGCCCACTATCTGCCGTCGTCGACCAGCGCGCTGATCGGCGGCAACTGGTACGACGCCCTCGAACTCCCCGACGGGGAAACCCTGTTGAGCGTCGGCGACCTCACCGGCCATGGCGTCGGCGTGACGTCGGGAATGGCGATGCTGCTCGGTGCCCTGCGCGGCATGGCGGTGGCGGGCACCCAGCCCGGTCAACTCCTCTCCTGGCTCAATCAGTTGCTCGACGCCACCGTCCAGCCCGCTCTGGGCAGCGCCGTCTGCTGCCGCTACCTCCCCGCGACCCGCACCCTCAGCTGGGCGCAGGCGGGACACCCCGCCCCGCTGCTGTACCGCGACGGGACGGGGCGCACGCTGGCCGCACCGGACGGCGTCCTGCTCGGAGCCACCTCCGGCGCGGTCTACGGGCAGGCCGAGGAGACCCTCCGCGCGGGCGACCTGCTGCTCCTGCACACCGAGGGACTGGTTCCCCGGCGAGCAGGGGCCGCCCCTCACCCGGACGAAACCGAACGTCAGGGAGCGGTGACGGCCGTCCAGAGGCTGCTCGACCTGGCCCCGCGCTTCGGCGAGGCCCGTACGGCCCAGGACTGTATCCGGATGGTTGTCGAGGAATGCGGCGCAGCCGAGCGCGAGGACGACGCCTGCGTACTCATCGCCCGGATCGGATCCTGA
- a CDS encoding DNA-binding protein NsdB: MNGQPNTRLSDLFGLAGWSKGELARLVNRQAAAMGHPQLATDTSRVRRWIDMGEIPRDPVPRVLAALFTERLGRVVTIEDLGLVRHGRAGKRQGAAGSAEHPDGVPWAPDRTAVVLTEFTGMDLMLNRRGLVGAGAALAAGSALSPAMHDWLRNDPALAADAPQFEDPLHADPAGFDRYEAAPIGSQEIEELERSVEVFRAWDAARGGGLQRKAVVGQLNEVGGMLSYRHPDHLQRRLWGVAANLAVLAGWMSHDVGLEPTAQKYFVIAAHAAREGGDRPRAGEALSRAARQMVHLGRPDDALDLMKLAKSGSGDEVLPRTQAMLHTIEAWAQASLGKGQAMRRTLGVAEDLFVSDRGDVPPPSWMQLFDEADMHGMQALAYRTLAEHEPAAAATAQRHAKEALKLRESGRDRSKIFDHISLASACFIADDPEQADRYARLALTSMGANSSHRTWDRLREMYRLTGQYSSYPKISDLREEIKLALPKGSLKPRRGDGARV, from the coding sequence GTGAACGGACAACCCAACACTCGTCTGTCGGACCTGTTCGGCCTGGCCGGCTGGTCCAAGGGTGAACTCGCGAGGCTGGTCAACCGGCAGGCGGCGGCCATGGGCCACCCCCAGCTGGCGACCGACACCTCGCGGGTGCGGCGGTGGATCGACATGGGAGAGATCCCGCGTGATCCGGTGCCGCGGGTGCTGGCTGCTCTGTTCACCGAGCGTCTCGGCCGTGTCGTGACCATCGAGGACCTCGGTCTGGTCCGGCACGGGCGCGCGGGGAAACGGCAAGGCGCCGCCGGGAGTGCGGAACATCCCGACGGAGTGCCGTGGGCGCCCGACCGAACCGCCGTGGTCCTCACCGAATTCACGGGAATGGACCTCATGCTCAACCGACGCGGCTTGGTGGGCGCGGGTGCCGCGCTCGCCGCGGGATCCGCACTCAGCCCTGCCATGCACGACTGGCTCCGCAACGATCCGGCCCTCGCGGCCGACGCTCCGCAGTTCGAAGACCCCCTGCACGCCGACCCCGCCGGGTTCGACCGCTACGAGGCCGCCCCCATCGGGTCGCAGGAGATCGAGGAACTGGAGCGCTCCGTCGAGGTGTTCCGGGCCTGGGACGCGGCCCGCGGTGGCGGGCTGCAACGCAAGGCCGTGGTGGGCCAGCTCAACGAAGTGGGAGGCATGCTCTCCTACCGGCACCCCGACCATCTCCAGCGGCGCCTGTGGGGCGTCGCCGCCAACCTCGCCGTCCTCGCGGGCTGGATGTCGCACGACGTCGGCCTGGAGCCCACGGCTCAGAAGTACTTCGTCATCGCCGCCCACGCGGCCCGCGAGGGCGGCGACCGGCCCCGCGCGGGGGAGGCGCTCTCCCGGGCCGCCCGTCAGATGGTGCACCTGGGCCGGCCGGACGACGCGCTCGACCTCATGAAGCTCGCCAAGTCCGGATCCGGTGACGAGGTCCTGCCCCGCACCCAGGCGATGCTGCACACCATCGAGGCCTGGGCACAGGCGTCCCTGGGCAAGGGGCAGGCCATGCGGCGCACCCTGGGTGTGGCGGAGGACCTGTTCGTCTCCGACCGGGGTGACGTCCCTCCGCCCAGCTGGATGCAGTTGTTCGACGAGGCCGACATGCACGGCATGCAGGCACTCGCCTACCGCACGCTCGCCGAGCACGAGCCGGCCGCCGCGGCGACCGCTCAGCGTCACGCCAAGGAGGCGCTGAAGCTGCGGGAGTCGGGGCGGGACCGGTCGAAGATCTTCGACCACATCTCGCTCGCCTCGGCCTGCTTCATCGCCGACGATCCCGAACAGGCCGACCGCTACGCGCGACTGGCCCTGACGTCGATGGGCGCCAACTCCTCCCATCGCACGTGGGACCGGCTGCGCGAGATGTACCGGCTCACGGGGCAGTACTCCAGCTATCCGAAGATCAGCGATCTGCGTGAGGAGATCAAACTCGCGCTGCCGAAGGGTTCGCTCAAGCCCCGGCGCGGCGACGGCGCGCGAGTCTAG
- a CDS encoding aminoglycoside phosphotransferase family protein → MYTASSSVSAPPRSLHPRPVGSGPYLDPARQAAAPVLGAGRTRRVPGLGTQPLSGRLDLSGPQGAQLRTAIASVHRICPEFAPVQVLRRSGRSVLLVGTTGRSTAVAKCLLDHSPVWAERIRHEIAAYRLFVRHRPPVRVPRLIAADPDNCTLVIERMPGRVAALQRHPVEAPPRADIRAALSAVCRLNAWRPPAGTFNAPLDYAERISRFHELGLLTDRDMGDLQKLVHGIATSSGRQGMGQFCHGDALLSNMLLSPAGPVLVDWEHAGWYLPGYDLATLWAVLGDAPMARRQISQLAQSAGPTARDAFLVNLMIVLTREIRTYEMAVQRSLHDAAPAAAGPAHPAAAPSGEEQRLLLRRLHDDCQMARRAVRAAVGTR, encoded by the coding sequence ATGTACACAGCATCGTCCTCCGTGTCCGCTCCGCCCCGGTCGTTGCACCCCCGCCCGGTGGGCAGCGGCCCTTACCTCGACCCCGCACGTCAGGCGGCGGCCCCCGTGCTCGGTGCCGGCCGGACGCGGCGCGTGCCGGGGCTCGGCACCCAACCGCTCAGCGGGAGACTCGACTTGTCCGGCCCTCAGGGCGCCCAGCTGCGCACGGCGATCGCGTCGGTGCACCGGATCTGTCCGGAGTTCGCTCCGGTCCAGGTGCTGCGCCGCAGCGGACGCTCCGTGCTCCTTGTCGGCACGACGGGACGCAGTACGGCCGTCGCCAAGTGCTTACTGGACCACTCCCCCGTCTGGGCCGAGCGGATCAGGCACGAAATAGCTGCATACCGTCTGTTCGTCCGGCACCGCCCGCCTGTTCGGGTGCCCCGGCTGATCGCGGCGGATCCGGACAACTGCACACTGGTGATCGAGCGCATGCCGGGCCGGGTGGCCGCGCTCCAGCGCCACCCGGTCGAGGCCCCGCCCCGCGCGGACATCCGCGCCGCGCTGAGCGCGGTCTGCAGGCTGAACGCCTGGCGGCCGCCGGCCGGGACCTTCAACGCCCCGCTGGACTACGCGGAACGGATCTCCCGCTTCCACGAGCTGGGGCTGCTCACCGACCGGGACATGGGTGACCTCCAGAAACTGGTGCACGGCATCGCGACGTCCTCCGGCCGCCAGGGCATGGGCCAGTTCTGCCACGGTGATGCCCTCCTGTCCAACATGCTTCTCTCACCGGCCGGTCCAGTGCTGGTGGACTGGGAGCACGCGGGCTGGTATCTGCCGGGCTACGACCTGGCGACACTGTGGGCGGTCCTCGGCGACGCTCCCATGGCGCGCCGTCAGATCAGTCAGCTCGCGCAGTCGGCGGGCCCGACGGCTCGGGACGCCTTCCTGGTGAACCTGATGATCGTCCTGACCCGCGAGATCCGTACGTACGAGATGGCCGTGCAGCGTTCCCTGCACGACGCGGCCCCGGCGGCAGCGGGCCCCGCCCACCCGGCTGCTGCGCCGTCCGGCGAGGAACAGCGGCTGCTGCTGAGGCGGCTGCACGACGACTGCCAGATGGCCCGCCGGGCCGTACGCGCGGCTGTCGGCACTCGCTGA
- a CDS encoding N-acetylmuramoyl-L-alanine amidase, whose translation MHRSATESQGTTRHRRARRTAGAVASAALLLPLLGAAPSDSAEEVPTTRLQQAFAAAADEYHVPQSVLLAVSYLQSRWDTHDGAPSVTGGYGPMHLTDARTAIAATPHHGDGAEDARGDSSRPALLPDTQVPADSRLPARLTTLAKAAGLTGLPAKRLRTDAAANVAGGAALLAAAQRDLGEPLSDDPSDWYGAVARFSGADDSGTAAAYADDAYDVMRTGERRTTDAGQQVTLAARPGLSPDTAQLRRAGLRTASADGTECPRTVSCEWIPAPYEEFGEGDYGNHDLGDRPASQSIKYIVIHDTEGTWDGVLNLVQDPTYVSWNYTLRSTDGHIAQHVKAKDVAWHAGNWYINAKSIGLEHEGFLTAPDTWYTEEMYRASARLVRYLARKYDIPLDRQHILGHDNVPGPTASTIPGMHTDPGPYWDWQHYFTLLGHPFHPALGKGADLVTVLPDFDANQPVYTGCVTKGEPCAAHGSSEVRLYSQPDENAPLVQDIGLYPKGDASTTGVNDVASRVSTGQRYALAGREGDWTAIWYLGQKAWFENPRKQPTAVRASGPAVTPKAGLAEIPVYGRAYPEKEAYPAGVPVQAVSPLPYKILAGQRYAAGDKVPGEYFYAPTFDTAPHRVVIGTDMYYEIQFGHRVQFVRAADVDLVP comes from the coding sequence TTGCACCGGTCCGCCACCGAATCCCAGGGCACCACCAGGCACAGACGCGCGCGCAGAACCGCAGGAGCCGTCGCCTCGGCGGCGCTGCTGCTGCCGCTGCTCGGCGCGGCCCCTTCGGACTCGGCCGAGGAAGTGCCCACGACCCGGTTGCAGCAGGCTTTCGCCGCCGCGGCCGACGAGTACCACGTTCCGCAGAGTGTGCTGCTCGCGGTTTCCTATCTCCAGTCCCGCTGGGACACGCACGACGGTGCTCCGAGCGTCACCGGCGGCTACGGCCCCATGCACCTGACCGACGCCCGGACGGCGATCGCCGCGACTCCGCATCACGGCGACGGCGCGGAGGACGCCCGCGGCGACAGTTCGCGCCCCGCGCTCCTGCCGGACACGCAGGTGCCCGCGGATTCCCGGCTCCCGGCCCGGCTCACGACACTGGCCAAGGCCGCCGGCCTGACCGGCCTGCCGGCAAAGCGGCTGCGCACCGACGCGGCGGCGAACGTCGCGGGCGGCGCGGCACTCCTGGCCGCCGCGCAGCGGGACCTCGGCGAGCCCCTGAGCGACGACCCCTCCGACTGGTACGGAGCGGTGGCACGTTTCTCGGGTGCGGACGACAGCGGCACCGCCGCGGCCTACGCCGACGACGCGTACGACGTGATGCGCACCGGTGAGCGGCGCACCACGGACGCCGGCCAGCAGGTGACGCTCGCCGCTCGGCCCGGGCTGAGCCCGGACACCGCGCAGCTGCGCCGTGCGGGACTGCGGACGGCCTCCGCCGACGGCACCGAGTGCCCGAGGACCGTGTCCTGCGAGTGGATCCCGGCCCCGTACGAGGAGTTCGGCGAGGGCGACTACGGCAACCACGACCTGGGCGACCGCCCCGCGTCGCAGAGCATCAAGTACATCGTCATCCATGACACGGAAGGCACCTGGGACGGTGTGCTGAACCTCGTCCAGGACCCGACCTATGTGTCGTGGAACTACACCCTGCGCTCGACCGACGGGCACATCGCCCAGCATGTGAAGGCCAAGGACGTGGCCTGGCACGCGGGCAACTGGTACATCAACGCGAAGTCGATCGGCCTGGAACACGAGGGCTTCCTGACCGCGCCCGACACCTGGTACACCGAGGAGATGTACCGGGCCTCCGCCCGTCTGGTGCGGTATCTCGCCCGGAAGTACGACATCCCGCTGGACCGGCAGCACATTCTCGGGCACGACAACGTACCGGGCCCCACCGCCTCCACCATCCCGGGGATGCACACGGACCCGGGCCCGTACTGGGACTGGCAGCACTACTTCACCCTCCTCGGGCACCCGTTCCACCCCGCGCTCGGCAAGGGCGCCGACCTGGTGACGGTCCTGCCCGACTTCGACGCGAACCAGCCGGTGTACACCGGCTGCGTCACCAAGGGCGAGCCCTGCGCCGCACACGGCTCCAGCGAGGTACGGCTGTACTCCCAGCCGGACGAGAACGCGCCGCTGGTCCAGGACATCGGCCTGTACCCGAAGGGCGACGCCTCGACGACCGGGGTGAACGACGTCGCCTCGCGTGTCTCCACCGGACAGCGGTACGCGCTGGCCGGACGCGAAGGCGACTGGACGGCGATCTGGTACCTGGGCCAGAAGGCCTGGTTCGAGAACCCGCGCAAGCAGCCGACCGCGGTGAGGGCGTCGGGGCCTGCCGTGACACCCAAGGCGGGCCTGGCGGAGATCCCCGTGTACGGCAGGGCGTACCCGGAGAAGGAGGCGTACCCGGCGGGCGTGCCCGTCCAGGCGGTCTCACCCCTGCCGTACAAGATCCTCGCCGGCCAGCGCTACGCGGCCGGCGACAAGGTGCCCGGCGAGTACTTCTACGCACCGACCTTCGACACCGCACCGCACCGGGTCGTGATCGGTACGGACATGTACTACGAGATCCAGTTCGGGCACCGGGTGCAGTTCGTGCGGGCGGCGGACGTGGACCTGGTTCCGTAG